aatattgaaccgtcattatgAAATTTATAAGTAGCCCCTCTCTCCACTATTTCGAATTTTTATTTTCAGATTCTTAATCTTCAAAGCTTTTTATATCTTCTAACCTCTTCATCTGCACGTCTATGATTTTCACtgctaccatcttctcaaaacaccaaattatcatcTGCATCTAgttttaacttcaaatccatacaaaaatggcaaaaacatcaaagactATTCCTCAAAAGAAAAATGCTTCTTCATCGCGGGCGGccggcgacaaaacaccggtggagccacgacctgaagagtgtgttcccgggggtgTGTTATTACTTCTGACTTCAAAACCGATAAAGCCTCGTTGATTcccggtcgatgcgagccagtgtcgaggtacatatgctcgataactgaagggtaccttaagcaggtaaggaaagactgcaactgaaAAGGCAAAGAAGTGGTGATACAGACCTCGGAAGAAGAcattaccacccatgtggaagggtttttaagtgtttacacttaccctttcacactgggcCCCCTCGACTCCGTCGTCATCGATTTTTGTCGTCAGTACCAGATAACCCAAGGCCAGatccacccttctttttggcgaattgttattctgctctgattcttcgtgagcaaagtagaggggatgcctttcaccctcgagcacctcatcaggttatacagCCCCCGCTTCTATCGAGGCGGGTTGATAAAACTCTAATGTCGGGCcaccaaagtgttgttctcgagcatagacgaggacaaggaccgaggctggataggtcggttcattcgagtgaggacttccgacctaatctcggccgagaagatgccatttcctgagaaatggaatatgaagcgtaagtataattccACTGTTAattcttatttattgttttgcccctttgcttcttctcatcgatatccttctccgtgatgtagcggttgcttggatgccctgtgcaattcctaacctcaagagctgggttcgggacctggcctcgacctcttcGTACattgagcgctcatggcgtgatttatcaaagggccgatgggaggccgaaactcatggtaagcccctttcctATGTCCTTGATGATTCGATCAAAATGTCTTTcttatacttaaccaattttcctgcgtgtaggcctgggcaaagatgcggtcatgaggcccccatctggcgAGGAAGAGACCTCGGCCCCGATTCcgaaaccggcgaaggacaataagagaaaaagggcctcatCTTTTGAGGATCAAAAACTTAAGACAAgaacggctcgtaagccgaggaagaacaccATCCCTCTGACCGAAGAATCTGTTCGGCGTctgagggatgaagacgaagaagaagtaAACGACGACGGCTccatactggtggcccgagtaaagaaaaccatcgatgccccaaagacagctggatcgatggtggttgaTGAGGCTTTGCCTCGAACTGAGGGGATATCGGAGAAggactcgggcaaagtccccgagtcgttGGAGGTCAAGGATGTCTCCCATCGAAATgaacaaacggtgggtatatctgaAGGGACCGGCCTTGAAGCTCTTCaaactgaggagaacgcccccAGTGACTcccttggggcaatagtaatcggagactcgcccactctcTCTGCTTTTTCCGAAAGGGCAATTCGGGAAACCCgagctttggggaccctcgaggtaGACGGAGCTTATGAGGGAGAGGACTCCTTCCGTGATTTGTTTACAAGTATCGAGGATGTTGCTGACCCGAGTGACGCATCAGGTCTTTTCTTCGAGGCTCAACgagccctgaatcgggtaagtctcgattccctttgttgatgtcatattcttccattttttgcctaactttttctctttttatatAGGCTTTAGCTCTACATCAGGAGGCATTTTCCAAGTCTCGGACAGAGCTGAGCCGATGTGAGGCTGACTTCCGAGGGCTttcggaggagagaaatgccctcaaactTTTTAGTGGGCagaaagaggaagagatcaaagatcttcgagccgagttggccaaggatCACCAAGATCAGATAGATCtaatcgagcaggtaatgaaaattttaaaatttcatgggctcgattcggtaacggtggctaacatttcaatctcacagctgtaGCAGAAAATTGAGAAGATCGAGCAGTTCTGTGAGGAGGTCGACACAATAAAGGCAGAGTCCTTGGGTGGAaggaaggtatggaccgctttgctgcagaaaaagacactgctcgagcccaattatcatcggtcgaaagttaacttcaaggcatgaaagaGAAGAGCTCGACTCAAacaaggaaaatagaggagctcgaggctcggttggcttctgaacttgccaaggccaaatttGAAGCCGAAAAAGCAAAGGCCGAGGCGGATGCGATCGTGGCCATCTATCGGACCGATgttgaagccgctcaagtccaggcaagagaggcatCCGAgtccgctcaaactcgagcatattggattgctatactcgccaaatgccaatctcggagggaaaccctcgaggaaattcATGCTTGGGGTTTCGATCTTACCAATAAGATAGcaaaggctagagagcatgaagccgaAGTCGGAGCGCTGGCCACttccgatgacgatgatgatgatggcagcaagagcgggtccgagaatggggaggacctcgatgtaTAAGAAGCTTCCCCCGGAGGAGATTAagaaccttaggatttttcacttttgatcttttTTGTATAGGATCCCGATCAAACCATgtaaatattcatatatataaagatctctttccttttcgacttgtctttatttcttttatgccttgtgaaagttttgttcataagttcgaggcttaggcatTTTGATCGAAATCGgactagtgtagtttttataatcgagtgagtacttgctcgaactcggaatagggtgacccttaggttttaattgagtgaggatgatttcttcgaactcaaaaataaactgGCCTTTTAGGCTCTTAAATTAGGCTGATacggccatagcaaaaagaatggctttctcccccttttcggcttgataAATTTAtcgtttaatcatataaattatGTTGTGCCTTAACACAAAATAAAGGAATTTCTCGAGAGTATGAACGGTTCcgtacccattaggattttcaagggtctatattatcgagaccctttgtttcgcagtgccttagcataaaataaagaatttgttcgagagtttgaatgcctttgtatccattagggttttcgggggtcgatattatcgagacccttagaaatttagccgagggtagccttttttttaatcggtttatgaaaatattcgaaggcctatttAATAACGAAAATCGGACATCTCCGAACCGtattaatttggccgtagccttcaacttgggattcgccttttgggcttgttcccctattatacttcgaacttgttcgaagtatcagtccccgagtagggtatccgtggcctataaaatcgaggattgcctttttaaggtcttacgatctcaaggtttagtaattcgatcgTGTCGgttttttggacggcagtccccgagtatcggataaattgtttgaacttcagttgtgatcggcccttaagccagtttccaccatagatcataagtatgaGATTGCAAAGTATAAACTTTAAAACATGGGGCATCTGGTAAGGAAAATACTTCTTCTAAtaaattatacatgcgtacatgttttgccattaggGATCGAGTAATCTACACGGACACGGTTCATTTAACCGTCTGGTCCTCTACaaaaatttacctatcgagaccctgtcgacatgaagtattttccttgtaactatccgagggtgataaccccagtattcgaggttgattgtaaaggagcctcggatactgttgaattgctctaagttagcacgaacaatggttgcctcgttaaaaacctcaccggaaaaacccatttgggataaaaaccggtctaagggaaaaagagtgcaacgcgtgctttcagacctaaggactgcGTTTGAAGGATCCTttgatgtcttcgattaaacacctgcaaacagttagtataaaatataaatgaaaatggagaaggttgtaccttagtagtaatatcgtttgaggagtgacacGTTCCAATTATTTGACAATTCTTCACCATTCATCGTGCCGAGTTTGTaagatccttttccgacgatATCGAGGAtctgatacggtccctcccaatttgagccgagttttccttcatttgggtctcgagtattgatggtgacttttctcaATACTAAGTCCCCTGTTCTAAAATGTCGAaaattggctcttcggttgtagtacctttcgatccgttgcttctgtgcggccattcgaacAAGGGCGCTTTCCCATTTTTCGTCTAGCAATTCaagacttgtattcatagcctcgtgattcgaCTCTTCCgtcgcatatcgaaacctgacgctaGGTTCCCCAACTTTGATCGGGATTAGAGCTTCGGCACCATATACTAAAGAGAGCGGTGTTgaccccgtactggattttgacattgttcgatacgcccaaaggacctCAGGCaacatttctctccattttccctttgcgtcgttcaaccttttctttagattttgaatgatggttttgttcgtTGACTCTGCTTGTCCATTCCCGCTGGGGTGATATGGCATTGacaagatccttttgattttgtggtcttcaagaaactttgttactttgctgccgatgaattgctttccattgtcgcatacgatctcggcaggcattccgaatcgacatataatgtggtcACAGATGAAGTCGATAACTTATTTTTCCCTAACTTTTTCGaaggcctgtgcttcaacccatttagagaaatagtcagccataaataaaatgaatttagctttacatggggccgatggtagagggccgacgatattcattccccatttcatgaacggccatggggacagGACCGAATGTAGTTGCTCCCcgggttggtggatcattggCGCATATCTTTGACACTTGTCGCACTTTCAAATGAATTCCTTCGTATCTTTTTCCATATTGGcccagtaatatcctgctctgatgactttgtgaaccaatgattcggcaccggaatgatttcagCAAGTTCCCTCGTGaatttctcgtaggacgtagtcggtgtcTCCGGGACCCAAACATatcgccaatggtccatcgaacatcattctatatagtgttccatcttcggtcaatgtgaatcgtgcggccttcgtacgtagagtcctttattccttaggatccgacggaagctttccgttctttaggtactcgatatatttattcctccaatcccaggtcagacttgtggagtttattttggcgtggccttcttcgatcacTGGCCTCGAAAGTTGTACGATAGTCCCCGCTCTAATTTCGTCGTCTTCAACTGATGAGCCCAAATTTGTGAGGGCATCGGCTTCGTTGTTTTGCTCTCAAGGTACATGCCGTAGGGTCCATTCTTCAAACCGATATAATgtcacttgtaatttatccaGGTATCTCTGCATTCGATCATCCCGAACCTCGAAGGTTCCGTTGACTTAGGTTTACCACAAGTAAGGAGTGATATTTGGCttcgatgacctctgctcccaagctcttagctagctcgagacctgcaatcatggcctcatacttggcctcattgttagttcacttggaagttttgatagactgtctaattgtattacccgtaggcggcttcaaaatgatgcctagcccggaacccttcacatttgaagcgtCGTCTGTGAatagggtccacacccccgatgttgtacccgattttaataatAGTTCTTTTTTGACCTCAGGTACGAGGGctggcataaagtcggccacgaagtctgctaagatttgagacttgatggccgttcgggattgatactcgatatcgtacccgctgatttcgacggcccatttggccaatcggcccgagagttcgggcttatgcaaaatattgtgaAGAGGATAAGTGGTCACTACACAAATTGGGTGAcactaaaaatatgattttaatttcctataggtgcttattagggcaagcgccAACATTTCTAAATGTGGGTACCGGGTCTTagcctcgcctagagttcgactaacatagtaaacaggaaattgcataccttgctcttctagaactaggactccacttaccgcgatttttgagactgctaagtacaagtagagttgctcatctacttttggagtatgaaggagcggcgggctcgagaggtaccgctttaacttttccaatgcttgttggcattccggggtccatgcaaaattgttcttctttttgaacaGCGAAAATAacttgtgacttctatctgaagactttgagatgaatcggcctagggcggctatgcgctctgttaatctttgtacggcatTAACATTATCCACaactgtgatgtcttcgatcaCCTTGATCTTATCAGAGTTGATTTTGATACCCCGATTTGATGCCATAAAgccgagaaacttgcccgagccgaccctgaatgcacacttctccaggttgagtttcatgttgtatttccttagtatatcgaaggtctcctgcaaatgtgtcaaatgatcctctgctcgcagggacttaactagcatatcgtcaatataaactttcattgacttacctatttgttcttcgaacattcgatttactaggcgttgataagtggcaccagtatTTTTTTAGTCCAAAcaacattacattataacaataggtgccgtacttagtgatgaacgaagtcttttcctgatcctccgggttcatttgtatttgattgtacccggggtaagcatcgagaaaactaaggatctcgtggccggtcatggcatcgatcatacgatcgatattcggtagaggaaaagagtctttaggacatgctttgttcaaattttataatctacacacatcctaactttatttccctttttagggactacaactacgtttgctaaccattcgggatattttacctcccgaatagatcctatcttgagaagtttggttacctcgtccttgatgaatgtgtgtttTACCTCAGACTAGGGTCTTTCTTTTGTTTTACTGGGCAAAACTTCGGGTCCAATCTCAGTCGATGTGTAGCaatttccggcgggatccctgtcatatctaaatgggaccaagcaaaacaatccatattattgataagaaatttaacgAGTTTTTcgctgagctcgggggttaaccctgttcccaggtatacctttcgatcgggtagataaCCGATCAGTACGAcctgctccagctcctcgaccgacgatttggtggcgtcggaatcctcggggattatgaaggatcgagggatccagtagtcatTGTCCTCGTCTGTTCCCTGCTCCTCCGATTCAGTCGAGGCTGGtagttgtggttgctatttagcttcctgttTTCCTTTGGATTTCAATTTTTTTGTTGACGAAAGTGCCGATACCGGTATCACTTCGTCGACCGTGAACATCTCTTTGCAGCGTGTTGTTCCCGTATaccatttttactccatccggtgttgggaactttAGCATTTGGTGAAGTGTTGAAGgaactgccctcatattgtgaatccagggtcttccgaacagggtgttgtatctcatgtcgccttcgatcatgtggaacttggtttcttgaaTAGTCCCAGCTATATTTACTAGTAAAATGATTTCTCCTTTAGTTATTTCACTTGCCAtgttgaaaccattgagaactcgagCTGCGGACATGATCTGGTCTTGTAAGCCGAGCTGCTCCACAATCCttgatcgaataatattggtcgagcttcctggatcaattaaaacatatttaacctgaattttattcacaaggatagagattaccaatgcatcattgtaGGGTTGTGAGAttccttctgcttcctcatcgttgaatgataaagtgccttctggtgtatagtctcgagttcgtttttccctggtgatcaataccttagtgcgtttgaaaaCAGGCCCTTGTGGAATGTCAatcccaccaacgatcatgtgaatcacgtgttgtggttaTTCCTGCTCAATTTTTCTGTCTGCATCCCTGTCTCTAAAATGATTTTTAGCTCGGTCTCTTAAGAACTCTcaaaggtgaccctcgttgaatagacgggccacctctCCCTTAGTTGTCTGTAGTCTTTGGTTCTATGACCATGGGTACCATGGTATTTACATATTTTACATATACCTGAcgcgtcgatgctgaagttgtattctgataatcgtggtgcctctgtgggatcagCAAGTTTATCAAAATAGTTTTTGCttatgagccctcgagagctctgtccttgatctttccttcgatcatttcggatgggattgcgtCCCTGGCCGCTGTTTCTATGATCTGCATTGTGTGGCTGATATCGGTCTTTGTTCGATCgaggttctctgtcgatatctctCTGAGTTCTTCCAACGGGCCTGATCGGATAAGCGGAACCGGAAGGAGTCCCTAATTGATCATCCTGGACCTTGATCTTCGACTGGTATCGATTATGTACATTGGCCCAGGTTACCGCCGGGTATTCAATTAAGttctgctttagctgtcgtgagGCCACTGAACTTCaatcgttcaaaccttgagtaaaagcttgaacaacccaatcgtctgtgactggtggtagt
The DNA window shown above is from Nicotiana tomentosiformis chromosome 8, ASM39032v3, whole genome shotgun sequence and carries:
- the LOC138897290 gene encoding uncharacterized protein — protein: MIVGGIDIPQGPVFKRTKVLITREKRTRDYTPEGTLSFNDEEAEGISQPYNDALVISILVNKIQVKYVLIDPGSSTNIIRSRIVEQLGLQDQIMSAARVLNGFNMASEITKGEIILLVNIAGTIQETKFHMIEGDMRYNTLFGRPWIHNMRAVPSTLHQMLKFPTPDGVKMVYGNNTLQRDVHGRRSDTGIGTFVNKKIEIQRKTGS
- the LOC138897289 gene encoding uncharacterized protein, which translates into the protein MPAEIVCDNGKQFIGSKVTKFLEDHKIKRILSMPYHPSGNGQAESTNKTIIQNLKKRLNDAKGKWREMLPEVLWAYRTMSKSSTGSTPLSLVYGAEALIPIKVGEPSVRFRYATEESNHEAMNTSLELLDEKWESALVRMAAQKQRIERCLIEDIKGSFKRSP